From the Acidimicrobiales bacterium genome, the window TTCGACCCCATCGCGGTGCGGATGAACTTCTGGGCCGCGTAGTTCATCTCGTTGGTCGACTTCGAACAGCTGAACATGCCGAACGCGCCGGGGCCGTGGTCGTCGCGGATCCGGGCGAACCCGTCGGCCACACGGGTCAAGGCTTCGTCCCATGTCGCCGCACGCAGGACCCCGTCGTCGCGGACCATCGGCACAGTGAGTCGCTCGAGTGGCGCCGCGTAGGTCTTGCCCCTGCGTCGTCGCTTCGGCACCGTCCCCTGACCGCGGTTCTCCATGACGGGAACGTACCCCATCACCGTCGCTCGGATTCGCAGGCCCCCGGCTCCGGGAAAGCGGCACGGGGCGCACCGGGCGAGGTTGTACCGTGCAGCCCATGCGCTGGTCGAACCTCTTCATCCCCACGTTGCGCGATGCCCCGGCCGATGCCGAGGCCGCCAGCCACAAGCTGCTCGTGCGCGGCGGCTTCATCCGCCAGCTCCACGCCGGCCACTACTCGATGCTGCCGCTGGGCCTGAAGGTCCACGAGAAGGTGGCCGCGATCGTGCGCGAGGAGATCAACGCGATCGGGGGACAGGAGTTCCTCCTGCCCGCCATGCATCCCGCCTCGATCTGGAAGAAGTCGGGTCGCTGGGAGGTCATGGGCGACGAGATGTTCAAACTCGTGGATCGCAAGGGCGCCGACAACGCGCTCGGCATGACCCACGAGGAGATCTTCACCGACCTCGCCCTCGAGATCACCTCCTACAAGGCGCTGCCCCAGATCTGGTACCAGATCCAGTGGAAGTTCCGCGACGAGCCCCGACCCAAGAGCGGACTGCTGCGGGTGCGCGAGTTCGCGATGAAGGACTCCTACTCGTTCGACCTCGACGAGGCCGGCCTCGATACCGCCTATCAGCGTCACCACGACGCCTATGTGCGGATCTTCGAACGGCTCTCGCTGCCGGCCATGCCCGTCGAGGCGTCGTCCGGCTCGATGGGCGGCTCGGGTTCGACGGAGTTCATGGTCCCCTCCCCGGCCGGCGAGGACGACGTCGTCCGCTGTCCGGCGTGCGACTACGCGGCCAACGTCGAGCGGGCCACCTCCGCCATCGCCCCGGTGACCGACCGCGAGATCACCGCCCTCACCCGTTTCTCCACCCCGGGAGTTCGCACCATCAAGGCGCTGGAGGAGATCGACGACGGCGCGCCGGCCGACCATCAGATCAAGACGATGGTGATGATGCTCGACGGTGAGATCACCCTCGCCCTCGTTCGCGGCGACCACCAGCTCAACCTCCAGAAGCTGCAGGACCACACGGGCGCGATCGACATCCGCCCCGCGACGCCCGAGGAGACCATCGAACACCTGGGCGCGAGTCCGGGCTCGCTGGGGGCGGTCCACGTCGAGGGGATCCGGATCATCGCCGACCCCGTACTGCAGGGGCGCGCCGGCCTGACCACCGGCGCCAACGAGGACGACTGGCACTGGACCGGTGTCGATGTCGCCCGCGACATCAACGTCGAGTCGTTCGCCGACCTGCGTGAGGTCACCGCCGGGGAACCCTGTAGCAAGTGCGGGACCCCACTCGAGATCGTCCGGTGCATCGAGGCCGGCCACATCTTCAAGTTGGGGACCAAGTACTCCGACGCGCTCGGCGCCCACGTGCTCGACCCCGACGGAAACCAGATTCCCCTGGTGATGGGAAGCTATGGCATCGGCATCGGTCGCAACATGGCGGCCGCGGCCGAGACCCACCACGACGACAACGGCCTGATCTGGCCCGTGTCGATCGCCCCCTACGAGGCGGTGGTCACCATCGTGAGCATGAAGGACGACGCCTCGGTTGCCGCGGGGGAACGGCTCTACGCCGAACTCGCGTCGCGGGGCGTCGACGTGATCCTCGACGACCGCGACGCCCGAGCGGGCGTGAAGTTCGCCGACGCGGAACTGATCGGGATCCCCTATCGGGTCACGATCGGCCCGAAGGCGCTGGCCGAGGGCGAGGTCGAGTTCACACCGCGGGCGTCGGGCGAGACGACCCGAGTCGGCATCGACGCCATCGTCGACCAGCTCACCACCACCATCACCGCCGCCCGCTGACCTCCCCGCCACAGCGGTGTCAGACACCCGCTACAGCGGTGTCAGACACCCGCTACAAGTCAGCTTCGTTCCGCATTGTGGAACGAGGAAACGCCGGCGGTTACGGTGCGGCCATGTCCGTCCAGTCGATCGAGCGCGCCTTCTCGCTGCTGCGAGCGCTCGCCCTCGGGCCGACCGGCGTCACCGATCTCGCCATCAAGGTGAAGCTGCCGAAGTCGACCGTGGCACGCCTGCTCGGTGCGCTCGAATCCGAGAACGTCGTCACCCAGGACCGGGCCGGCGGCGACTACCGCCTCGGGGAAGGGCTGATCGACATCGCCGGCGCAGCACGACCCGGCCGCGATCTGGTGTCGACCGCTCGACCCCACCTCCTCGAACTGACCGAACGGGTGGGTGAGACATCGGGTGTCTCCATCGCCAACGGCCACACCATGTACTTCCTCGACCATGCGGAGGCCGAGAGCGAGATCCAGGTGCGCAGCTGGACCGGCGAATCGTGCCCGATCCACACCGTCCCGTCGGGACTGGCGGTGATGGCCCACTGGCCAGCGGAACGACTCGATGCCCTCCTGCGATCCGACCTCGTGCGGCCGACGTCACGAACCCTCACCGATCCCGACGCGATCCGCTCCCGACTCGAGCAGATCCGGAGCCTCGGCTACGCGTGGGGCCACGACGAGCTCGCCGAAGGGATCAACTCCGTCGCCGCACCGATCATCGCTCCCGATGGTTCGGTCGAGGCAGCGGTCCACATCCACGGTCCGGCCCACCGGCTCCCGGATCCCGAGGAGTCGCGCGATCTTGGCGTCCTGACGATCGAGACCGCCGCACGCATCGCCGAGCGCCTGCCGGCCGAGTGAAGGAGACACCATTGGCCTACATCGAAGGACGGACCGTTCACGACGCCGACGCGCACATCATGGAAACGCCGAACTGGCTGCGGAGCTACGCCGACCCCGCGATCCGCGACCGCATCGACGTGCCGGGTTATGCCAACGAGTTGAAGCAGACCGGCGACGAACCCGTCGATCTCGACGCGACGTTCGCCCGGCTGGCCGACCGCCATCGATCAGAGGAGTTCCTGACCGACGAGGCGGCACAGGTGATGGTGCGCAAGAACTTCGCGGCGACGGGCTCCTTTCTCGCCGAGGACCGTCCGCGGGTGCTCGACTTCATCGGTGTTCGATCGCAGTTGCTGTTCAACACGTTCCACAACGGCCGACTGTTCGCCTGGGAACGGACACGGGATCTCGAGCTGATCGCAGGGGCGGCTCGCGCCCACAACCGCGGGATGCTCGAGTTCTGTTCCGTCGACGAGCGCCTGTTCGCCACTGCCTACGTGCCGCTCGTCGATTTCGATCTCGCCGCCGAGATCGCCGCGGAGGCGATCGACGCCGGTGCCGGCGCGTTGCTGGTCGGCTCCGACTGTCCACCCGAACACTCGCCCTCGCACCGCGAACTCGACCGGGTCTGGAGCCAGGCCGCCGAGGCACGTCTCCCGATCGTGTTCCACGTGGGCGGCACCGGCGACCTGCTCTCCCCCGCCTACTTCAACAACGGCCTCCCCATCCCGCCCGACTTCCACGGCGGCGACGAGAACTTCCGGTCGGTCGACTACATGGGTATCGCCCATCCCCCGATGCAGACGATCGCCGCGATGATCTTCGACGGCGTGTTCGAACGGTTCCCCGATCTCCGTCTCGGCGTGATCGAACAGGGCGCGGTCTGGCTGCCGAGCTTCTGCAAGCGGATGGAGTCCGCGTTCGACGCCTTCCACCGGCACGAGGAGCGGCTCCAGACCCTGTCGCTGCGGCCGACCGAGTACGTGCAGCGACAGATCCGGGCGACGCCGTACCCGACCGAGGACGTCGGCTGGATCACGGACAACCTCGGCCCCGGCGTGTGTCTGTTCTCGACCGACTACCCCCATGTCGAGGGCGGGCGCGACCCCTACGGCCGTTTCGAACGCAGCCTCGGCGACCGCAGCGACGCGATCCGCCAGGCCTTCTACTGCGACAACATGGTCGACCTCATGGGCCCACAGCTCGCCGCCGCCTGATCTCCTCACTGATCGCAGGGATGACCTCGTGGAGGTCGCCGATCACGGCCCAGTCGGCCTTGGCCACCATGTTCGCGTCGCGGTCGATGTTGATCGCGAGGATGTGCTTGCTCGCCATCGCGCCGACCCAGTGCTGGATCGCACCCGAGATCCCGGACGCGATGTAGATCTCGGGGGCGATGCGGGTGCCGGTCTGCCCCACCTGGTCCGAGTGCGGGCGCCACCCGAGGTTGGTCACCGCACGGGAACAGCCGACGCGACCGCCGAGAAGCCCGGCAAGCTCCTCGAGCGTTTCGAACCCGACTTCGGACCCGACGCCGCGTCCGCCGCCGACGACCACCGGTGCGGTCGGCAGCGTGACACCGGCCTCCTGCACAACTCGGTCACTGACGATCGTCACCGCGTGACGGTCATCGAGATCCGCGTCGAACTCCTCGGTATCCGGGTCCGCTTCGTCACCCGGCACGGCGGCAACGACATGGAGTCCACAGGTGAGCAATGGCACCTCGGCGGTGAGCGTCGTGTCCTCGAGCAACGACCCGCCCCACTGCAGACGGGTCATCGTCCATGGCTCACCTGGGCTGACATCAGTGCAGTTCGCGACGAAGGGCGCGTCGAGGCGGGCGGCCGCGTGGGCCATGACCTCGTTGCCCCGGTCGGACCCGCAGGCGAGCACGGCGTCGGGCGAGAGTGCGGCGACCATCTGGGCCACGACGGCGCCGAACGCGTCGGGCCCATAGTCGGACAGCACCTCGTGCACACAGGTGTGGACGACGCGCGCGCCGTACGCAGCGGCCGCCGCGACGAGATCGTCGTCGTCGGATCCGATGAGGGCAGCGACGAGTTCGGTGTCCATCTTCCCGGCAAGGGTGCGCCCGAAGGTCAACGCCTCGCGTGACGCCTCGACGAGGCGGCCGCGATCGTGTTCGAGGACGACCAGCAGCATCAGAGGACCCCCAGCTCGTCGAGCACGTCGACCACGGCGGCCGCGGCCTCCGGCCCCTCACCGAGGATGACGGTCTCGGACACCTGCTCGACCGGTCGGTGCAGGCGGACCCGCGCCTGACCACCGGTAGCAGCCGCCGCGTCGATCGAGCGGATCTCGAGCTTCTTCGAGGCGAGCCGGCCCTTCATCGTCGGGTAGCGGGGGAGGTTGAGGCCCTCCTTCACGCCGAGCACGCACGGCATCGGCAGCTCGTAGACCTCGAACCCGCCGTCGATCTCGCGACGGGCGGTGATGCCACCGCCGCCGATGTCGATGCCCTTGATGCCCTGCACGATCGGGCGATCGAGCGCACGAGCAACCCGTATGCCGACCTGGAAGCCACCCGCGTCGGCCGACTCGTTGCCGAACAGGATGAGATCGAAGGCACCGTCGGAGGATTCGAGCGAACGGATCGCGTCGGTGATCGCAGCAGCCGTACGCTGCGGATCCCACGGCGCGCCGTCGGTTTGCACGAGCACTCCACGATCCGCTCCGACCGACGCCGCGTACCGGAGCTGTTCCTGGGCCTCTCCCCCACCCAGCGTCAACACGGTGACGTCACCGCCGTGCGCCTCCTTCAGCTGGATCGCACCCTCGACCCCGCACTCCTCGTGCGGACTCGTGGTGAAGCCGAGATGGGCGGCGTCGACCTCCATCCCGTCGGAGGTCACGTTGATCTTGGCGCCCGGCGCCGGCACCCGCTTGACACAAACCAGAATCTTCATTCGTCACATCTCCTGCTTTTCTGACGCATGAGTCGCGCATGGCGCGACGCACGCGTCAGAAAAGGCGGGTGTTTTGGGGGTCGAAGGCGGAACCGGTGCCGACGACCTTCACGGGGAACCGCTCGTTCATGTACATGACCTGGAGGTCGGTGCCGGGTGCGGCCAACTCGGTGGGCACGTAGCCCATCAGCAGGACCTTGCCGATCGACGGGCCGTACCCGGCCGAGGTCACGCGCGACACACGGCCGTGGGAGTCGACGATGCGGTCGCCGTTCATGTCGAGGATCGGCTCGTTGCCACCCTGCATCCAGCGCTGACGGCCCTGTGCGTCGCGATTGTCCTCGACGGTGAGGGTCACGCACTGCACTTCGGCGCCGGCCTCACGGGCGGCCAGATATGCCTCCTTGCCGATGAAGTCGGCGGCCTTGACCTTGGGCCGGGCGAGGCCGGCCTCGACCGGGTTGTACTCGCTCTCGAGCTCGGCCCCCATCAGGCGGTAGCCCTTCTCGATCCGACCGGAGGTCCCGTAGACACCGCCGCCGGTGGCCCGGATGCCGTGGTCCGCGCCGGCCGCCATGACCGCATCCCACACCGTGGTGGCCTGATCCCATGGGATGTAGATCTCCCAGCCGGTGTCGCCGACGTAGGAGAGGCGGAGGAGGTTGCAGTCGACCCCGGCGACAGTGACCGGCAGATACGAACCGTAGGGCGAGCCGTCGTGGCTCAGGTCGTGGTCGGTCAACTGGCCGAGCACGGCCGGGGCGTTCGGGCCCCAGAGCCCGAGTGTCGAGAGCTCCCGGGTCCGGTTGGCGAAGCTGACCGAGCCGTCGTTCGGCATGTGCTTGCGGACCCAGAACTCGTCGCGCCCGCCGTCGAACACACCGGTCACGATCTGTACTGCGTCGTCGCCCGTCCGCATCATCGTGAGGTCGGAGTGGAAGCCGCCGTCGGCGTTGAGCCACGGCGTGTAGACGGAGCGACCGACGGGCACGTCGATCTTGTTGACCGCAAGGTGGTCGGCGAAGGCGACGGCGCCGGGACCGGAGAGCTCGTAGATCTGGAACGCCGACAGGTCGACGAGTCCACAGTGCTCGCGCAGGTTGAGGTGCTCGCCGACCGTGATGGGGCTCCACCAGCGGTTGTCCCACTCGACCTCACGCTCGGCCAGGCCGTAGCGCTCGACGAGGTCGGCGTTGGAGTCGTACCACTGGGGCCGTTCCCACACGCGGGCCTGGAAGAACTCCGCGTCGAGCGATTCCTGACGCGACCGGTAGGGCGAGTCGACGAGGAAGCGCCGGCTCGCCCACTGCTCGGCGGGGTGCACGATGCCGTAGGTCTTGTTGAAGTGCTCCTCGGCTCGCGCCCAGATGTGTTCGTCGCTCTTCTCCTCGTCGTAGAAGCGGGCGATGTCGGCCCCGTGGGCATCGATCACCCGGGGGTAGCCGTGGGTCATCCACTCGGCGACCACCTGTGCCATACCCGGCCCCTCCTTGACCCACACCGCAGCAGCCGACCAGAGGCCCTCGACGTCGGGGACCTCGCCGAGACAGGGCATCGCGTCGGGCGTGAGCGAGAGCAGTCCGTTGATCGCGTACTTGATCTCGGCATCGCCGAGCATCTCCATCAGCTCGATGGCCTGTTCCATCTGGTCGTCGAAGTCGTCGGGGGTGAAGGGCATCTCGGTGGGGCTGAGTGCGGCCTCTTCGTTGGACGGGATCTCGTCGGGGTGGTGCAGGATCGGACGGTGGCCGTAGGACCCGACCTCCATCGAGCCGGCCGACTGGCGTTCGTAACAGAAGGTGTCCATGTCGCGAACGATCGGGTAGCCGATCTCGTTGTTGGTCTCGGCCAGGATGTCCATCGGGCCCACGTCGGCCATCTGATGGACGGCGGGCACGAGCGGGATGTAGGTGTCGGCCATCGAGGCGATGCGGTTCGACCACACACCGCACGCGATCACCACATGGTCGGCCTCGATGGTCCCCTTGTCCGTGGCGACCGCCTCGATCCTGCGGCGCCCGTTGGGTCCGGGCTCGGCAGTGGTGATCAGGTCGAGCACCTCGGTGTTGGCGAACACCTGCAACCCGGCCGTCTCGATCGCCTCCTTCCGCATCGTCGTGCCGGCCTCGAGCGAGTCGACCACGGAGACCGTCGGACAGTAGAAGCCACCCAGGATGACCTCGTCGTTGATGAAGGGCACGAGTTCCTTGACCTCGGCCGGGGTGAGCAGGTGGGCTTCGATCCCCCACGCCGTGGCCGAGGTCATGCGCCGTTGGAGTTCGTCCATGCGCTCCTGGGTGCGGGCGACCTCGATGCCGCCGGAGTCGACCGAGAGGTTCATGTCCCGGTACTGATTGGCCGACTGCTCGCCGAGCAGCGCCATCTCCTTGTTGTGATCGACCGGGAAGATGAAGTTCGAGGCGTGACCGGTCGAGCCACCGGGGTTGGGCAACGGGCCCTTGTCGAGCAGCACCATGTCGGTCCAGCCGAGGCGGGCCAGGTGGCCGACGAGACAGTTGCCGACGATGCCGGCGCCGATGACGACGACCTTCGCGTGTGTGGGAAATTCGCTCACCGTTGCTCCCGAGGGCGTTGTGA encodes:
- a CDS encoding FAD-dependent oxidoreductase: MSEFPTHAKVVVIGAGIVGNCLVGHLARLGWTDMVLLDKGPLPNPGGSTGHASNFIFPVDHNKEMALLGEQSANQYRDMNLSVDSGGIEVARTQERMDELQRRMTSATAWGIEAHLLTPAEVKELVPFINDEVILGGFYCPTVSVVDSLEAGTTMRKEAIETAGLQVFANTEVLDLITTAEPGPNGRRRIEAVATDKGTIEADHVVIACGVWSNRIASMADTYIPLVPAVHQMADVGPMDILAETNNEIGYPIVRDMDTFCYERQSAGSMEVGSYGHRPILHHPDEIPSNEEAALSPTEMPFTPDDFDDQMEQAIELMEMLGDAEIKYAINGLLSLTPDAMPCLGEVPDVEGLWSAAAVWVKEGPGMAQVVAEWMTHGYPRVIDAHGADIARFYDEEKSDEHIWARAEEHFNKTYGIVHPAEQWASRRFLVDSPYRSRQESLDAEFFQARVWERPQWYDSNADLVERYGLAEREVEWDNRWWSPITVGEHLNLREHCGLVDLSAFQIYELSGPGAVAFADHLAVNKIDVPVGRSVYTPWLNADGGFHSDLTMMRTGDDAVQIVTGVFDGGRDEFWVRKHMPNDGSVSFANRTRELSTLGLWGPNAPAVLGQLTDHDLSHDGSPYGSYLPVTVAGVDCNLLRLSYVGDTGWEIYIPWDQATTVWDAVMAAGADHGIRATGGGVYGTSGRIEKGYRLMGAELESEYNPVEAGLARPKVKAADFIGKEAYLAAREAGAEVQCVTLTVEDNRDAQGRQRWMQGGNEPILDMNGDRIVDSHGRVSRVTSAGYGPSIGKVLLMGYVPTELAAPGTDLQVMYMNERFPVKVVGTGSAFDPQNTRLF
- a CDS encoding electron transfer flavoprotein subunit beta/FixA family protein, which produces MKILVCVKRVPAPGAKINVTSDGMEVDAAHLGFTTSPHEECGVEGAIQLKEAHGGDVTVLTLGGGEAQEQLRYAASVGADRGVLVQTDGAPWDPQRTAAAITDAIRSLESSDGAFDLILFGNESADAGGFQVGIRVARALDRPIVQGIKGIDIGGGGITARREIDGGFEVYELPMPCVLGVKEGLNLPRYPTMKGRLASKKLEIRSIDAAAATGGQARVRLHRPVEQVSETVILGEGPEAAAAVVDVLDELGVL
- a CDS encoding proline--tRNA ligase; this translates as MRWSNLFIPTLRDAPADAEAASHKLLVRGGFIRQLHAGHYSMLPLGLKVHEKVAAIVREEINAIGGQEFLLPAMHPASIWKKSGRWEVMGDEMFKLVDRKGADNALGMTHEEIFTDLALEITSYKALPQIWYQIQWKFRDEPRPKSGLLRVREFAMKDSYSFDLDEAGLDTAYQRHHDAYVRIFERLSLPAMPVEASSGSMGGSGSTEFMVPSPAGEDDVVRCPACDYAANVERATSAIAPVTDREITALTRFSTPGVRTIKALEEIDDGAPADHQIKTMVMMLDGEITLALVRGDHQLNLQKLQDHTGAIDIRPATPEETIEHLGASPGSLGAVHVEGIRIIADPVLQGRAGLTTGANEDDWHWTGVDVARDINVESFADLREVTAGEPCSKCGTPLEIVRCIEAGHIFKLGTKYSDALGAHVLDPDGNQIPLVMGSYGIGIGRNMAAAAETHHDDNGLIWPVSIAPYEAVVTIVSMKDDASVAAGERLYAELASRGVDVILDDRDARAGVKFADAELIGIPYRVTIGPKALAEGEVEFTPRASGETTRVGIDAIVDQLTTTITAAR
- a CDS encoding amidohydrolase family protein; translation: MAYIEGRTVHDADAHIMETPNWLRSYADPAIRDRIDVPGYANELKQTGDEPVDLDATFARLADRHRSEEFLTDEAAQVMVRKNFAATGSFLAEDRPRVLDFIGVRSQLLFNTFHNGRLFAWERTRDLELIAGAARAHNRGMLEFCSVDERLFATAYVPLVDFDLAAEIAAEAIDAGAGALLVGSDCPPEHSPSHRELDRVWSQAAEARLPIVFHVGGTGDLLSPAYFNNGLPIPPDFHGGDENFRSVDYMGIAHPPMQTIAAMIFDGVFERFPDLRLGVIEQGAVWLPSFCKRMESAFDAFHRHEERLQTLSLRPTEYVQRQIRATPYPTEDVGWITDNLGPGVCLFSTDYPHVEGGRDPYGRFERSLGDRSDAIRQAFYCDNMVDLMGPQLAAA
- a CDS encoding IclR family transcriptional regulator; protein product: MSVQSIERAFSLLRALALGPTGVTDLAIKVKLPKSTVARLLGALESENVVTQDRAGGDYRLGEGLIDIAGAARPGRDLVSTARPHLLELTERVGETSGVSIANGHTMYFLDHAEAESEIQVRSWTGESCPIHTVPSGLAVMAHWPAERLDALLRSDLVRPTSRTLTDPDAIRSRLEQIRSLGYAWGHDELAEGINSVAAPIIAPDGSVEAAVHIHGPAHRLPDPEESRDLGVLTIETAARIAERLPAE
- a CDS encoding electron transfer flavoprotein subunit alpha/FixB family protein; the protein is MLLVVLEHDRGRLVEASREALTFGRTLAGKMDTELVAALIGSDDDDLVAAAAAYGARVVHTCVHEVLSDYGPDAFGAVVAQMVAALSPDAVLACGSDRGNEVMAHAAARLDAPFVANCTDVSPGEPWTMTRLQWGGSLLEDTTLTAEVPLLTCGLHVVAAVPGDEADPDTEEFDADLDDRHAVTIVSDRVVQEAGVTLPTAPVVVGGGRGVGSEVGFETLEELAGLLGGRVGCSRAVTNLGWRPHSDQVGQTGTRIAPEIYIASGISGAIQHWVGAMASKHILAINIDRDANMVAKADWAVIGDLHEVIPAISEEIRRRRAVGP